The Streptomyces puniciscabiei genomic interval GCCGGCGGCTGCGGCTGCGGCGGCGCGCCCGGCGCCCAGGCCACGGCCATGGCTCCGCCGATCAGCGAGAACAGGAAGCCGACGATGAAGCCGCCGATGTTGGACAGCGGAATGGACACCAGCGCCAGCAGAATCGCCGCGACACCCGCGAAGACCCGGATGTGCAGCTGGAACCAGAGGGTGATGCCGAGGACCATGAGCAGCGCACCGATGATCAGGGAACTGGAGCCGCCGGGCGTCCCCATCGTCATCGTGAGGTGGCCCAGCTGCAGGTGTGCGTACGGAAAGTACAGGATGAGAAATCCGCCGAGCATGGTGAACAGTCCGGCCCAGAACGGACGGGTGCCCCGCCAGGCGCGGAACTGCAGCCTCCGGCGGGTGAACTGGCCGGGCGCGGCGGCAGAGGTCTCGGCGCTCATGGAAAACAGCTCCCTGGTGCGGCGTTGCTGTGGTGGTGATGTGTGCCGCGTGTGAAAACGCGGCCGGAGTGACACGGGCGGGGGCGCCACCGGCTCCCCCGCCCGTCACCGAGTGCTCAGTAGCACTCGTGCGTACCCGTCTGCAGCGACATGTGCAGGCCGCTGAGCTTGAAGGTTCCGGCCGTGGTCGCCCAGGCCGTCTGCTTCACGTCGGTCAGCGTGGCCGAGTCGGCCTGCTGGGCGAACCCGTACGGGTTGGCCTGCTCGCCGCCGCCCTTCATGCCGGGACCCTTGCTGGCGTCCTTGCCGGCCACACCGATGTCGATGTTGTTGAAGGTGGCGTCGGCGTTGAGGTCGGCGACGTCGATGTAGAGGTTGTCAGCCTCGACCGGCTTGTCGGCGCCCGCCTTCAGGACCAGGCTCACCGAGCCGAACAGCGGGATGTTCGGCGTGACGACGGACTGGCACATGTTGCTGATCGTGGCCGACTTGAAGCCCGAGACCGCAACCGGGTGCGCCGTCTTCTGTCCGTCGAGGGTGTACCCGCTGTCGATCGCGCCGTACTGCTCGAAGCCCTGACCGACGAGCTTGTCCGCCGTCACCTTGAACGACTGGCCCGACACGCTGAACGACGCCGCGAGAGCGCCCTGCGCGAGGGCGACACCTATGCACGCCGTGGCGGCCACGCTGGGCACCATGACCACAGCGAACCGCTTCCATCTGGTCCCGCCACGCACCTGGGACTCCATATTTCCTCCTTCTCGGACGTACATCTCCTGGCCCGGACCTCGCCCCGGAACGGTGGCTCAGCCAGGCAGGGATGGGAGAAGTGCTACGTCCTCGGGAAGGAGAGCGCCCGCGCTCGGTGGCGCGAACCGCGCCCGAATCACCGGCGATCACCCCCGAGCGACAACCACTGGTCGCGCCTGACACGCATCACGCACAACCTTGCTGGACAGGCTTCGCCGGATGGACGAAGACCCCCCTGCC includes:
- a CDS encoding DUF6114 domain-containing protein, giving the protein MSAETSAAAPGQFTRRRLQFRAWRGTRPFWAGLFTMLGGFLILYFPYAHLQLGHLTMTMGTPGGSSSLIIGALLMVLGITLWFQLHIRVFAGVAAILLALVSIPLSNIGGFIVGFLFSLIGGAMAVAWAPGAPPQPQPPAGVAPGEGGAPQTAELPAQYPDALEKNDLSGTSPANGANGRHSAG
- a CDS encoding DUF6230 family protein; this translates as MESQVRGGTRWKRFAVVMVPSVAATACIGVALAQGALAASFSVSGQSFKVTADKLVGQGFEQYGAIDSGYTLDGQKTAHPVAVSGFKSATISNMCQSVVTPNIPLFGSVSLVLKAGADKPVEADNLYIDVADLNADATFNNIDIGVAGKDASKGPGMKGGGEQANPYGFAQQADSATLTDVKQTAWATTAGTFKLSGLHMSLQTGTHECY